Proteins encoded by one window of Tunturibacter psychrotolerans:
- a CDS encoding CAP domain-containing protein, translating into MHARSFLLALLLTTSSFNAQPPATAPEQTLVQLTNQARAAHNLPPLHWDNALASAAKTHVQRVRNEPGELLHQYPGEPDLTTRGAQAAAHFTTIAENVGRGTDVPLIHQTWMNSPGHRANILDPNLNAIGISVTQNHGLFSAVEDFSRSATVQSNDSLEKQVAQILLEHGIAPAESNADAHQTCTMQSGAAGSPKLVVQWDGPDPTLLPDALLRAIATGRYTTAEVAVCASKQPQFTTYNTVVLLY; encoded by the coding sequence ATGCACGCACGAAGCTTTCTGCTTGCTCTCCTTCTCACGACGTCTTCCTTCAACGCCCAACCCCCAGCCACTGCGCCCGAGCAGACTCTCGTCCAACTCACCAATCAAGCCCGCGCCGCGCACAACCTCCCCCCGCTTCACTGGGACAACGCCCTCGCATCCGCAGCCAAAACTCACGTCCAACGCGTCCGCAACGAACCCGGCGAACTCCTTCATCAATACCCCGGCGAACCCGACCTCACCACTCGAGGCGCGCAAGCCGCAGCCCACTTCACCACCATCGCCGAAAACGTTGGCCGCGGCACCGACGTCCCCCTCATCCATCAAACCTGGATGAACAGCCCTGGCCACCGCGCCAATATCCTCGATCCCAATCTCAACGCAATCGGAATCTCCGTCACACAAAACCACGGACTCTTCTCTGCTGTCGAAGACTTCTCTCGCAGCGCGACTGTCCAGTCCAACGACTCACTCGAAAAACAAGTTGCCCAGATCCTGCTCGAGCACGGCATAGCCCCCGCCGAATCCAATGCCGACGCTCACCAAACCTGCACCATGCAAAGTGGCGCCGCAGGCTCTCCCAAGCTAGTCGTCCAGTGGGATGGCCCCGACCCAACTCTCCTGCCCGACGCTCTCCTCCGCGCCATCGCCACCGGCAGATACACCACCGCCGAAGTAGCAGTCTGCGCCAGCAAACAACCGCAGTTCACCACTTACAACACAGTCGTGCTCCTCTACTGA
- a CDS encoding energy transducer TonB, producing MAIPLRSSRPLLLAGSVALCVGTAFAGDVHRAIVSRTAPAYPELARRMHVGGKVVLLVSIKADGTVSGTKVESGHALLAPSAQDAVTHWRFAPNSDATESEVEVNFNIDGQ from the coding sequence TTGGCAATTCCACTTCGCTCTTCGCGCCCCCTTCTTCTTGCCGGAAGCGTTGCCCTCTGCGTCGGCACTGCCTTCGCTGGCGACGTTCATCGTGCGATCGTCTCCCGCACAGCCCCAGCCTACCCAGAGCTCGCGCGCCGCATGCACGTCGGCGGCAAGGTCGTTCTTCTCGTCTCCATCAAAGCCGACGGCACCGTCTCAGGCACCAAGGTGGAGTCGGGCCACGCCCTCCTCGCGCCCTCTGCGCAGGACGCCGTCACTCACTGGCGCTTCGCTCCAAACTCTGATGCCACCGAATCCGAAGTCGAAGTCAACTTCAACATCGACGGTCAGTAA
- a CDS encoding ATP-binding protein — MTTPTALPATFNDFLGNSTAIEHLRTAIAAGRLPHSLILAGPNGAGKYTLALMLAMAVECQRQPRDLWSNGVSLANFCGVCHNCTRIASAANLDDEIDKAVAVREELRDTDKKDTRVLVQPHPDVLIVPPDPPQLLIKLGQIRTVIQRAHYLPSEAPRKIFILTAANFMKEAANSLLKVLEEPPDTVHIIILAENPGELLPTIRSRCATVRLGALPVEEIEMLLADRRPDVPPKQRTLIARLAQGAAGKALGFDLEAYTAARADALLFLRNAAAASSGTAEPDHTALFKMTETYRAGAEGQQKTAALLRTLSLLLEDLLLLGAGTPELLRNTDLRPELDRLSSSLNFAWIESASRGLDQVQSGMRRNLLRSLSLDAFAGQLAAR, encoded by the coding sequence GTGACCACACCAACCGCTCTGCCCGCCACCTTCAACGACTTCCTCGGCAACAGCACCGCCATCGAGCACCTCCGCACCGCCATCGCCGCCGGCCGCCTCCCCCACTCCCTCATCCTCGCCGGCCCCAACGGAGCAGGAAAGTACACCCTCGCCCTCATGCTCGCCATGGCCGTTGAGTGCCAGCGTCAGCCACGCGACCTCTGGTCCAACGGCGTCTCCCTCGCCAACTTCTGCGGCGTCTGTCACAACTGCACCCGCATCGCCAGCGCAGCCAATCTCGACGACGAGATCGACAAAGCCGTAGCCGTCCGCGAAGAGCTTCGCGATACCGACAAGAAAGACACCCGCGTCCTCGTCCAGCCCCACCCCGACGTCCTCATCGTCCCACCCGACCCACCGCAACTCCTCATCAAGCTCGGTCAGATCCGCACCGTCATCCAGCGCGCCCACTACCTCCCCAGCGAGGCCCCGCGCAAGATCTTCATCCTCACCGCGGCCAACTTCATGAAGGAAGCCGCCAACTCCCTCCTCAAAGTCCTCGAGGAGCCACCCGACACAGTCCACATCATCATCCTTGCCGAAAACCCCGGCGAACTTCTTCCCACCATCCGCTCCCGTTGTGCAACTGTCCGCCTCGGCGCCCTTCCCGTCGAAGAGATCGAGATGCTCCTCGCCGACCGCCGCCCCGACGTGCCGCCCAAGCAGCGAACCCTCATCGCACGCCTCGCACAAGGCGCTGCCGGAAAAGCCCTAGGCTTCGACCTCGAAGCCTACACCGCAGCCCGCGCCGATGCCCTCCTCTTCCTGCGTAACGCCGCGGCAGCCAGCAGTGGCACTGCCGAGCCTGACCACACCGCCCTCTTCAAGATGACCGAAACCTACCGCGCCGGAGCCGAAGGCCAACAAAAAACCGCAGCCCTGCTCCGCACTCTCTCGCTCCTCCTCGAAGACCTCCTGCTTCTAGGCGCAGGCACACCCGAACTCCTCCGCAACACCGATCTCCGTCCCGAACTCGACCGCCTCAGCTCCTCCCTCAACTTCGCCTGGATCGAATCCGCCTCACGCGGCCTGGATCAAGTCCAAAGCGGTATGCGCCGCAACCTCCTCCGCAGCCTCTCCCTCGACGCCTTCGCCGGCCAACTCGCCGCAAGATGA
- a CDS encoding carbohydrate porin, producing MNVRKYVGKTIALILMGASPALVGQNIKIVRPGATSETTQYQPQSEPAINEPLSRYPQELDAASAALGLVPADPLFHTDPFRFVTKAADMGGSWLETSARLRFGATYTFLNQYATVIPDTAQRHDQVSGRLDFTGNWAVYEHGSTAGSIALLIRSGTNIGMSQQWNLSDQMGSGIFLNCLQGGGAQRPISVNVLYWRQDFMHKRLSFYVGKLHPNQFVSLSFLNNDERTQFLNGENDGNLAIASDGTYAGGGAVDFQMTHHLYMHALAIDTIGSQYTGIGTMGDNKFLEGIEFGWFAGAPGSKYLKLRVGGWRDDTKSSGSGHGVAFGFDHEYANGWAPFGRYGFATETGTAIRQTDTLGLTNVSPFGRRGDMFGTAFNYIQPTRMGKRHESIIETFYRIRMTKSMEIGPDVQVSIHPMYAAKSYTSVLLNARMRIIF from the coding sequence GTGAACGTCAGGAAGTACGTAGGTAAGACAATTGCGTTGATCCTGATGGGCGCGTCTCCTGCTCTGGTGGGTCAGAACATCAAGATCGTCAGGCCGGGTGCTACCTCTGAGACGACTCAATACCAGCCGCAGTCTGAGCCGGCGATCAACGAGCCGCTGTCGAGGTACCCGCAGGAGCTGGACGCGGCTTCGGCGGCGCTGGGGTTGGTGCCGGCGGATCCACTCTTTCATACCGATCCTTTCAGGTTCGTTACCAAGGCAGCGGATATGGGTGGAAGCTGGCTGGAGACTAGTGCGCGGCTTCGATTCGGAGCGACGTATACGTTTCTGAATCAATATGCGACGGTGATTCCGGATACGGCGCAACGTCATGACCAGGTGAGTGGACGTCTCGACTTCACGGGAAACTGGGCAGTGTACGAGCACGGGAGCACGGCAGGTTCGATTGCTTTGCTAATCCGTTCGGGAACAAATATTGGGATGAGTCAGCAGTGGAACCTGAGCGACCAGATGGGGTCGGGAATTTTTCTGAACTGTCTCCAAGGGGGCGGGGCGCAAAGGCCAATTAGCGTGAACGTTCTTTATTGGCGGCAGGATTTCATGCATAAGAGACTGTCGTTTTATGTGGGCAAGCTGCATCCGAATCAGTTCGTCAGCCTGAGCTTTTTAAACAATGATGAGAGAACTCAGTTTTTGAATGGAGAGAACGACGGCAACCTTGCCATTGCTTCGGATGGGACCTATGCGGGCGGAGGAGCGGTTGATTTTCAGATGACGCACCACTTGTATATGCACGCGTTGGCGATTGACACCATCGGTTCGCAATACACAGGGATTGGAACGATGGGGGACAATAAATTTCTTGAGGGGATCGAGTTCGGCTGGTTTGCGGGTGCGCCTGGGAGCAAGTATCTGAAGCTGCGTGTTGGGGGATGGCGTGACGATACGAAGAGTTCGGGGAGCGGGCACGGTGTCGCGTTTGGTTTCGATCATGAGTATGCAAATGGCTGGGCGCCGTTTGGACGGTATGGTTTCGCGACAGAGACGGGAACGGCGATCAGACAGACCGACACGTTGGGATTGACGAACGTCAGTCCGTTTGGCCGGCGGGGCGATATGTTCGGGACGGCGTTCAACTACATTCAACCGACGCGTATGGGGAAGCGACACGAGAGTATCATCGAGACGTTTTATCGGATTCGCATGACCAAGAGCATGGAGATTGGGCCGGATGTGCAGGTGTCGATTCATCCGATGTATGCGGCGAAGAGTTATACGAGCGTTCTGCTGAATGCTCGTATGCGGATTATTTTTTAG
- a CDS encoding class IV adenylate cyclase: MKNSEIELKFPVPDPEALQTRLPQLGFQLITPRTFEHNTLYDTPNRDLRARRQILRLRQYGDIFTLTHKRLPDEQAPVDTTRYKIRIETETTVSDRDAMAEIFQQLGYGPAFTYEKYRTEWSHSADSEITAHLVLDETPIGTYAELEGPTAWIDQTLVALHIDPATCLTDSYGKLFLDWKQRTGSPAENLTFAEITPPVLSLR, encoded by the coding sequence ATGAAGAACTCTGAGATCGAACTCAAGTTTCCCGTCCCTGATCCAGAAGCTCTCCAAACCCGCCTCCCGCAACTCGGCTTCCAGCTCATCACCCCACGCACCTTCGAGCACAACACCCTCTACGACACTCCCAATCGCGACCTCCGCGCCCGCAGGCAGATCCTCCGCCTCCGTCAGTACGGCGACATATTCACCCTCACCCACAAGCGTCTCCCCGACGAGCAGGCCCCCGTCGACACCACCCGCTACAAGATCCGCATCGAGACCGAGACCACCGTTAGCGACCGCGATGCCATGGCCGAGATCTTCCAGCAACTAGGCTACGGTCCAGCCTTCACCTACGAGAAGTACCGCACCGAGTGGTCTCACTCAGCAGACTCCGAGATAACCGCTCACCTAGTCCTCGACGAGACCCCCATCGGCACCTACGCCGAACTCGAAGGCCCCACCGCCTGGATCGACCAGACCCTCGTCGCACTCCACATCGACCCGGCCACTTGCCTCACCGACAGCTACGGCAAGCTCTTTCTCGACTGGAAGCAACGCACCGGCAGCCCCGCCGAGAACCTCACCTTCGCCGAAATCACGCCTCCCGTACTCTCTCTCCGCTAA
- a CDS encoding L-threonylcarbamoyladenylate synthase, with protein MSRPDEHTTLRLSTSPQDIARAAEILRNGGTVAFPTETVYGLGANALDPNAVANIFLAKDRPHWDPLIVHVSNRAMLDEVATVSERAERLIKAFWPGPLTLLLPRTEKIPDAVTANRPLVGVRMPAHPLAHALLEATGLPLAAPSANRFGHTSPTTAAHVLQDLDHRIDAVIDGGATSVGVESTVLDPNPSPMILYRPGAITPAMLEPIGGPVTTYTAPQQTTTPQSLPSPGVGIRHYAPRAHLILVDSEADLNSHLATTEGRIGVMLPSGWIIPTGHTEVFPWSSIEDPTTLAQTLFAGLRDLDARGVTAILCPLPKPEGLGLAIRDRLKKAAKTN; from the coding sequence ATGAGCAGGCCCGACGAACACACCACGCTGCGCCTCTCCACCAGCCCGCAAGACATCGCCCGCGCCGCCGAGATCCTCCGCAACGGCGGCACCGTGGCCTTCCCCACCGAAACCGTCTACGGTCTCGGAGCCAACGCGCTCGACCCCAACGCAGTCGCCAACATCTTCCTCGCCAAAGACCGCCCCCACTGGGACCCCCTCATCGTCCACGTCAGCAACCGCGCCATGCTCGACGAGGTAGCCACCGTATCTGAGCGGGCAGAGCGCCTCATCAAAGCCTTCTGGCCCGGCCCCCTGACCCTCCTGCTTCCCCGCACAGAAAAAATCCCCGACGCAGTCACCGCCAACCGCCCGCTCGTAGGCGTCCGCATGCCCGCGCACCCGCTCGCCCACGCACTCCTCGAAGCCACAGGCCTCCCCCTCGCAGCGCCCAGCGCCAACCGATTCGGCCACACCAGCCCCACCACCGCAGCCCACGTCCTCCAGGATCTAGACCACCGCATCGACGCCGTCATCGACGGCGGCGCAACCAGCGTAGGCGTCGAATCCACCGTCCTCGACCCCAATCCGTCCCCGATGATCCTCTACCGCCCCGGCGCCATCACCCCCGCCATGCTCGAACCCATCGGCGGTCCCGTCACCACCTACACCGCACCCCAGCAAACCACCACCCCGCAGAGCCTGCCATCCCCTGGTGTCGGCATCCGCCATTACGCCCCCCGCGCCCATCTCATCCTGGTCGACAGCGAAGCCGACCTCAACTCCCACCTCGCCACCACCGAGGGCCGCATAGGAGTCATGCTCCCAAGCGGCTGGATCATCCCCACCGGCCACACCGAAGTCTTCCCCTGGAGTTCCATAGAAGACCCCACAACTCTAGCCCAAACTCTCTTCGCCGGTCTTCGAGATCTCGACGCCCGCGGCGTCACCGCCATCCTCTGCCCTCTACCCAAACCCGAAGGCCTCGGACTCGCCATCCGCGACCGTCTAAAAAAAGCCGCAAAAACAAACTAA